One segment of Anatilimnocola aggregata DNA contains the following:
- a CDS encoding AAA family ATPase: MSSNLPYLWIVAGPNGAGKTTLAQIPRIAAKLASAERLNPDDLSKVLLQQRGGFTFQTASAEMLQATFIEAAESVFQEAQIALTNNRSICLETVLSTPKYRSLVELTLNRGGFFGFFYIAVKSPEISAIRIANRVAEGGHGVPTDKLAARWERSLAQLPWFVKRAHYMLAYDNSAEVKGTPPELIAIKNASGLQIKRPDLIPELTHALQQSLSS, translated from the coding sequence GTGTCCAGCAATCTGCCGTATCTGTGGATTGTGGCTGGACCGAACGGCGCTGGCAAAACAACACTCGCTCAAATTCCGCGAATCGCTGCGAAACTCGCTTCGGCTGAGCGACTTAATCCGGATGATCTTTCAAAAGTCCTTTTGCAACAGCGCGGCGGATTTACATTTCAGACTGCTTCTGCGGAGATGTTGCAAGCTACCTTCATTGAAGCAGCCGAATCTGTCTTTCAAGAAGCGCAAATCGCATTAACGAACAATCGTTCAATTTGCTTAGAAACAGTGCTAAGCACGCCGAAGTATCGTTCGTTGGTCGAATTGACCCTGAACCGTGGTGGGTTTTTCGGTTTTTTCTACATCGCGGTTAAGTCGCCTGAGATTTCCGCGATTCGCATCGCCAACCGAGTAGCTGAGGGTGGCCACGGCGTACCAACGGACAAGCTGGCTGCCCGGTGGGAGCGGTCATTGGCGCAGTTGCCTTGGTTTGTGAAGCGAGCACATTACATGCTTGCCTATGACAACTCAGCAGAGGTAAAGGGGACGCCACCGGAGTTGATCGCGATCAAAAATGCGTCCGGTCTGCAAATCAAGCGACCCGATCTGATCCCCGAACTAACCCACGCCCTCCAACAATCACTCTCCTCCTAA
- a CDS encoding metallophosphoesterase family protein, giving the protein MPGRTIAIGDVHGCHTAFTALLQMIQPTAEDTLVFLGDVVDRGPATKECIDTVIGLADQCTVISIMGNHEEIMRAALGGGEMMMEMWSQIGGLQALESYGGAIKNIPVPHLRWLTQLRSFYETETHIFVHATLEPTMTMANQHRDYLRWKKLGGNERPHISGKRVICGHTPQADGFPLAFPGWVCIDTGAYRMKWLTALDVDTDHAWQANEAGQTREFELGKYQ; this is encoded by the coding sequence ATGCCCGGTCGCACTATCGCCATTGGCGACGTTCATGGCTGCCATACGGCCTTCACGGCACTGTTGCAGATGATTCAGCCCACCGCCGAGGACACACTCGTGTTTCTCGGCGACGTGGTGGATCGTGGGCCGGCAACGAAGGAATGCATCGACACGGTGATTGGCTTAGCCGATCAATGCACGGTCATCTCGATCATGGGAAATCACGAGGAGATCATGCGCGCGGCCTTGGGCGGCGGCGAGATGATGATGGAAATGTGGTCGCAGATCGGCGGGCTGCAAGCTCTCGAGTCGTATGGCGGGGCCATCAAGAACATTCCAGTCCCGCACCTTCGCTGGCTGACGCAACTCCGTTCTTTCTATGAAACCGAGACGCACATCTTCGTGCATGCCACGCTCGAGCCCACGATGACGATGGCCAATCAGCATCGAGACTATCTGCGCTGGAAGAAGCTGGGCGGAAATGAGCGACCGCATATCTCCGGCAAACGCGTGATCTGCGGTCACACTCCGCAGGCCGATGGTTTTCCGCTCGCCTTTCCGGGCTGGGTCTGCATCGATACCGGGGCCTACAGAATGAAATGGCTAACGGCACTCGATGTCGACACTGATCACGCTTGGCAAGCGAACGAAGCGGGTCAGACGCGCGAGTTCGAACTGGGGAAGTACCAATAA
- a CDS encoding right-handed parallel beta-helix repeat-containing protein produces the protein MLNLSNRATIGLSIFVAVLLTAVDGFQADISAADSPVRSHPSLRTVPPAAQRPLAKGVARFVDAKNGDDAKSGAEAMPWRTLAHACGQLQPGETLYLRGGTYYEPLYLGLQGRADAPITIRSYPGEQAIVDGSLRQFSETPEKIWEPCAGGSAGEYRTVNRWPNLRDVIGYFGDSQVGLQTYWHRQDLQSTSETFTGTGGKGAADKDVDPIYLGPGLWYDQQTGYLHCRLSHTQLPAPLTNYRGETDPRKLPLTIAAYRSTPLFLDQAEHVQLQDLVIRGGGYVTVLMEQAKHVALDNVTIFAGGYGIRAISTTDLSLTNCGLHGSLAPWTFRSDASKRDYPGRPHRNISRLNTHALIELDAGRESSVWATPQNDRWKISHCHFTDSHDGVYLGAMNVEFDHNLIENMQDDGIYLSPMYQRHKLDGIDPKLVIHHNVFRQLLTALAFGGNEPNTHDLIYVYRNIFDLRQPIMASRMSETKPEPSLTSGKLIGDHGSPPWSTTTIAFNTVIASGCRDAGMTAAGAASLERPRRVFNNLFIHTDRLPAISLPAVGLNLISDGNLYWAESIDAKTTDAFFKKYRATPFLAENKKLYEAGSESHSLIADPKLMKLAAEPAQSDYRIQTGSAAINSGVELAWEGFDPLSKEDQGQPDLGAIPHGGAMFEVGRHR, from the coding sequence ATGCTGAACTTAAGCAACCGAGCCACAATCGGGCTATCAATTTTTGTCGCGGTCTTGCTTACCGCCGTCGATGGCTTTCAGGCCGATATTAGCGCCGCAGACTCTCCCGTCCGCTCGCATCCTTCACTGCGCACGGTGCCACCAGCTGCCCAGCGACCACTGGCAAAGGGAGTGGCTCGCTTTGTTGATGCAAAAAATGGGGACGATGCCAAGTCAGGCGCCGAGGCAATGCCGTGGCGCACCCTCGCGCACGCTTGCGGTCAGTTGCAACCGGGCGAGACACTTTATCTGCGCGGCGGAACCTATTACGAACCCCTCTACCTCGGACTTCAGGGCCGCGCTGATGCCCCCATTACCATTCGCAGTTATCCGGGTGAGCAGGCCATCGTTGATGGCAGCTTGCGACAATTCAGCGAGACGCCGGAGAAAATCTGGGAGCCATGTGCCGGCGGAAGTGCGGGAGAATATCGCACCGTTAATCGTTGGCCAAATCTGCGCGACGTGATTGGTTACTTCGGCGATTCGCAAGTCGGGCTGCAAACGTATTGGCATCGGCAAGACTTGCAGTCCACCAGCGAAACCTTCACTGGCACCGGTGGCAAGGGTGCTGCCGATAAAGACGTCGATCCGATTTATCTCGGCCCCGGCCTGTGGTACGACCAGCAAACGGGCTATCTCCATTGCCGACTCTCGCACACTCAGTTGCCGGCACCACTCACCAACTATCGCGGTGAAACCGACCCGCGCAAGTTGCCGCTGACGATCGCCGCCTATCGCAGCACACCGCTGTTTCTTGATCAGGCCGAGCATGTGCAGTTGCAAGACCTGGTGATTCGCGGCGGCGGCTATGTCACGGTGCTCATGGAACAAGCGAAGCATGTCGCCCTCGACAACGTTACCATTTTCGCTGGCGGCTACGGGATTCGCGCGATTAGCACGACTGACCTCTCGCTGACAAATTGCGGCTTGCATGGCAGCCTCGCGCCGTGGACGTTTCGCAGCGATGCCAGCAAGCGCGACTATCCTGGCCGGCCGCACCGCAATATCTCGCGACTCAATACGCACGCGCTGATCGAACTCGATGCGGGGCGCGAATCGAGCGTGTGGGCCACCCCGCAAAACGATCGGTGGAAGATTTCGCATTGCCACTTCACCGACTCGCACGACGGCGTCTATCTCGGCGCAATGAACGTGGAGTTCGATCACAATCTGATCGAGAACATGCAGGACGATGGGATTTACCTCAGCCCCATGTATCAACGGCACAAGCTCGACGGCATCGACCCCAAGCTTGTCATTCACCACAACGTCTTTCGTCAACTCCTCACGGCGCTCGCCTTCGGCGGCAACGAGCCGAATACCCACGACCTGATTTACGTCTATCGGAACATTTTCGATCTCCGCCAGCCGATCATGGCTAGTCGCATGAGCGAGACAAAACCGGAGCCTTCGCTCACGAGCGGCAAATTGATTGGCGATCATGGTTCGCCACCCTGGTCGACAACGACGATTGCCTTCAACACGGTAATTGCCTCGGGCTGTCGGGACGCGGGAATGACCGCGGCTGGAGCTGCCTCGCTCGAACGTCCGCGGCGGGTTTTCAACAACCTGTTCATCCATACCGATCGGCTGCCGGCGATTTCCCTCCCTGCGGTCGGCCTGAATTTGATTAGCGATGGAAACCTGTATTGGGCGGAGTCTATTGACGCGAAGACGACCGACGCCTTTTTCAAAAAGTATCGGGCCACGCCATTCCTGGCTGAAAACAAAAAGCTGTACGAAGCGGGCTCCGAAAGTCATTCGCTGATCGCCGATCCAAAACTAATGAAGCTGGCCGCCGAACCGGCCCAGAGCGACTATCGAATTCAAACGGGGAGCGCTGCCATCAACTCGGGGGTCGAGCTTGCCTGGGAAGGCTTCGACCCGCTCAGCAAAGAAGATCAAGGCCAGCCCGATCTGGGCGCTATTCCACACGGCGGCGCAATGTTCGAAGTCGGCCGACATCGCTAA
- a CDS encoding PQQ-binding-like beta-propeller repeat protein — MTKWSLHLSCLAAAILVVGSLSAATAQAPVAQTEPALANLGTRKGGVDWPIFLGPTQDSKSPEKGIITKWTAASPRIVWQRPLGTGYGAPTISQGRLFQFDRFSDQARIYSLNAETGKELWHYDYPTDYSDYFGYNNGPRCSPVVDGNRVYAYGAEGVLTCLAADTGKLIWQVNTQKDFGVVQNFFGVGSTPVVEGDLLLVMVGGSPDWAQTLGALKLDRVEGNGSAIVAFDKFTGKVRYKVSDELASYASLKLATINGRRWCLAFCRGGLLGLEPKTGKVDFNYPWRAKILESVNASMPVVVGDEVFISETYGPGSSLLKVSPGASEVVWKDDDRRRAKAMMTHWNTPVYHEGYLYGSSGRHTENAELRCIEWKTGKVMWSEPGLTRSSLLYVDGHFICQAEYGQLIVLKANPEKYEPVSEIELKQQAAAGPALPGSKLPAAAPGELLKYPCWAAPVLSHGLLYVRGDDQLVCLELIPEKD; from the coding sequence ATGACGAAGTGGTCACTGCATCTCAGTTGCCTTGCCGCGGCGATTCTTGTTGTCGGTTCGCTGTCGGCTGCAACCGCTCAAGCGCCAGTTGCCCAGACGGAGCCAGCGCTCGCGAATCTTGGCACGCGGAAGGGTGGCGTCGACTGGCCGATCTTCTTGGGACCAACGCAGGACAGCAAATCGCCCGAGAAGGGGATCATCACCAAGTGGACCGCGGCCAGCCCGCGCATTGTCTGGCAGCGACCTCTAGGAACCGGTTACGGCGCACCAACCATCAGCCAAGGCAGGCTCTTTCAGTTCGACCGCTTCAGCGATCAGGCTCGTATCTATTCGCTCAATGCCGAAACGGGCAAAGAGCTGTGGCACTACGACTACCCGACCGATTACTCCGACTACTTCGGCTACAACAACGGCCCCCGCTGCTCGCCGGTCGTCGATGGCAACCGTGTGTACGCCTACGGCGCAGAAGGTGTGCTCACCTGCCTGGCTGCGGACACCGGTAAGCTCATCTGGCAGGTGAATACGCAGAAAGATTTCGGCGTCGTGCAGAACTTCTTCGGCGTCGGCAGCACGCCGGTTGTCGAAGGTGATTTACTGCTGGTAATGGTCGGCGGCAGTCCCGATTGGGCTCAAACGCTGGGCGCGCTCAAGCTCGACCGCGTCGAAGGGAACGGCAGCGCAATTGTGGCATTCGACAAATTTACGGGCAAGGTTCGCTACAAGGTGAGCGACGAACTGGCCAGCTATGCCTCGCTCAAATTGGCGACCATCAATGGTCGTCGCTGGTGCCTCGCCTTCTGCCGGGGCGGACTTCTTGGCCTGGAACCCAAGACTGGCAAGGTCGATTTCAACTATCCGTGGCGGGCGAAGATTCTCGAAAGTGTGAACGCCAGCATGCCGGTCGTCGTCGGCGACGAAGTCTTCATCAGCGAGACCTATGGCCCTGGTAGTTCGCTGCTGAAGGTCTCGCCGGGCGCGAGTGAAGTCGTGTGGAAAGACGACGATCGTCGCCGTGCCAAGGCGATGATGACCCACTGGAACACACCCGTCTATCACGAGGGCTACCTGTACGGCAGCAGCGGTCGTCATACCGAAAATGCCGAACTGCGCTGCATCGAATGGAAGACCGGCAAAGTCATGTGGAGCGAACCGGGACTAACTCGTTCGTCACTCTTGTATGTCGATGGCCACTTCATTTGCCAGGCGGAGTACGGTCAGCTGATTGTTTTGAAAGCGAACCCGGAAAAGTACGAGCCCGTCAGCGAGATCGAACTCAAGCAACAAGCAGCCGCCGGCCCGGCATTACCCGGATCCAAGTTGCCGGCTGCCGCGCCAGGCGAATTGCTGAAATATCCCTGCTGGGCCGCGCCGGTTCTTTCGCACGGCCTGCTCTATGTGCGGGGCGACGATCAGCTGGTGTGTCTTGAGTTGATTCCAGAGAAGGACTGA
- a CDS encoding trans-sulfuration enzyme family protein: MSDSNGTPSKAKPSTGFSTLSVHAGEDRQKLAHSLTDPIVCSATYTFTSTQAVLDYIHEKQPREEYGRYGNPGERVVERKLAALDGGEDAVLFASGMAAIVGLIMAKLNAGDEVIFFDECYHRSREFCTKHMSRFGVVTKQVKACDYDAMAAAITPQTRMLISESPTNPHLSVVDLEKFGALGKKYNVETLIDATLATPYNCRPLEYGIDYVLHSATKYLGGHNDLLAGVIIGAKEQLEPVRKLRGIMGAINSPHNIYLLERGLKTFELRMQRHNANGQAVAEFLANHPRVSKVYYPGLETHPYYEVAKRQMRGFGGLITFLVKDADWKQTAAVVDGAKIARIAPSLGGVESLIEQPLVMSYFDYKPEERAKFGIFDNMIRLACGIEDTVDLIEDLRQALEG; the protein is encoded by the coding sequence ATGTCTGACTCGAATGGCACTCCGTCCAAGGCCAAACCATCCACCGGCTTCAGCACCCTTTCGGTTCATGCCGGCGAAGATCGCCAGAAGCTTGCGCATTCGCTGACCGACCCGATTGTCTGCTCGGCGACCTACACGTTCACCAGCACGCAGGCGGTGCTCGATTACATTCACGAGAAGCAGCCGCGCGAAGAGTACGGGCGGTATGGCAACCCGGGCGAACGTGTCGTCGAGCGCAAACTGGCAGCCTTGGATGGAGGCGAAGACGCGGTGCTGTTTGCCAGTGGCATGGCGGCCATCGTGGGGCTGATTATGGCCAAGCTGAACGCCGGCGACGAAGTGATTTTCTTCGACGAGTGTTATCACCGCAGCCGCGAGTTTTGCACCAAGCACATGAGCCGCTTTGGTGTCGTGACCAAGCAAGTGAAGGCTTGCGACTACGACGCCATGGCCGCTGCCATCACTCCCCAGACACGGATGCTGATCAGCGAATCGCCGACCAATCCGCACTTGTCGGTCGTCGACCTGGAAAAGTTCGGCGCGCTGGGCAAGAAGTACAATGTGGAAACACTAATCGACGCCACACTGGCCACGCCTTACAACTGCCGCCCGCTGGAGTATGGCATCGACTATGTGTTGCACTCGGCCACGAAGTACCTGGGTGGTCATAACGATTTGCTGGCGGGCGTAATTATCGGTGCGAAGGAGCAGTTGGAGCCGGTTCGCAAGTTGCGCGGCATCATGGGGGCGATCAATTCGCCCCACAATATCTATCTGCTCGAACGGGGGCTGAAGACGTTTGAACTGCGGATGCAGCGGCACAATGCCAACGGCCAGGCGGTCGCCGAATTCCTGGCGAACCATCCGCGGGTGAGCAAGGTCTATTATCCCGGTCTGGAAACGCATCCGTATTACGAAGTGGCGAAGCGGCAAATGCGGGGCTTCGGCGGACTGATCACTTTCCTGGTGAAAGACGCCGATTGGAAGCAGACCGCAGCGGTTGTCGATGGGGCGAAGATCGCGCGCATCGCGCCCAGCCTCGGCGGCGTCGAATCGTTAATCGAGCAGCCATTGGTGATGAGCTATTTCGACTACAAGCCCGAAGAGCGGGCCAAGTTCGGCATCTTCGATAACATGATTCGCCTCGCCTGCGGCATTGAAGACACCGTCGATCTGATTGAGGATTTGCGGCAGGCGCTAGAAGGGTGA
- a CDS encoding NupC/NupG family nucleoside CNT transporter, whose amino-acid sequence MLSAANAGQFKRRRYNGCAVEPERLISLLGLVVMIFLAWLMSSHKRKFPWRIVVAGVVLQFFLAWLTLMTEPGLWFFKVIGDFFTKILEFTDQGSKFVFGDDFREHYFAFKVLPTIIFFSCFMSILYYVGAMQYLVKGLAWFMQKTLGTSGAETLSASANIFLGQTEAPLVIKPYLPTMTRSELNAVMVGGFSTISGGVLAAFVGMGIDAGHLVTASVISAPASLLIAKIMQPETEVPHTFGEVRIEPPKVGANVIEAAAIGASDGLKLALNVAAMLVAFMALIAMGDYLVQALGDAISHYTVFISARDWSLQNALGALFAPIGFLMGIEWKDCGRAGELLGLKMFANEFVAYDMLHTWIKPDSGIKLQPRTIVIMTYALCGFSNFASIGIQIGGLGAMAPERQSDLARLGLRAMLGGTMACCMTACVAGVLI is encoded by the coding sequence ATGCTCTCTGCCGCCAATGCGGGCCAATTCAAACGTCGTCGTTACAACGGGTGTGCAGTGGAACCGGAACGCCTGATCAGCCTGCTGGGCTTGGTGGTGATGATTTTCCTGGCCTGGCTGATGAGCTCGCACAAGCGCAAGTTCCCCTGGCGCATTGTGGTCGCTGGCGTGGTTCTCCAGTTCTTCCTGGCCTGGTTGACGTTGATGACGGAGCCTGGCTTGTGGTTCTTCAAAGTCATCGGCGACTTCTTTACCAAGATTCTCGAGTTCACGGACCAAGGTTCGAAGTTTGTCTTTGGCGACGATTTTCGCGAGCACTACTTCGCCTTCAAGGTGCTGCCGACCATCATCTTCTTCTCGTGCTTCATGTCGATTTTGTACTACGTGGGGGCGATGCAGTATTTGGTCAAAGGATTGGCCTGGTTCATGCAAAAAACGCTGGGCACGTCGGGCGCGGAAACCCTGTCGGCAAGTGCGAATATCTTTCTCGGCCAAACCGAGGCACCGCTGGTCATCAAGCCTTACTTACCAACGATGACCCGGTCGGAGCTTAATGCCGTGATGGTCGGTGGGTTCTCGACGATCTCGGGCGGTGTGCTCGCCGCGTTTGTGGGCATGGGAATCGATGCGGGGCATCTGGTGACAGCTTCGGTGATCTCGGCACCAGCCAGCTTGCTCATCGCCAAAATCATGCAACCCGAAACCGAGGTTCCGCATACGTTTGGCGAAGTCCGCATCGAACCGCCCAAAGTTGGAGCGAACGTCATCGAGGCGGCGGCGATTGGCGCGAGCGACGGACTCAAGCTCGCCCTGAATGTGGCAGCCATGCTGGTGGCCTTCATGGCACTCATTGCCATGGGCGACTATTTGGTGCAGGCCCTGGGGGATGCGATCTCGCATTACACCGTGTTTATCTCGGCCCGCGACTGGTCGCTGCAAAACGCCCTCGGCGCTCTCTTCGCCCCCATCGGTTTCTTAATGGGCATTGAATGGAAAGATTGCGGCCGCGCCGGAGAACTGCTCGGCCTCAAAATGTTCGCCAACGAGTTCGTCGCCTACGACATGCTGCACACCTGGATCAAGCCCGACTCCGGAATCAAGCTGCAACCGCGGACCATCGTCATCATGACTTATGCCCTCTGCGGATTCTCGAACTTTGCTTCGATTGGCATTCAGATTGGCGGCCTCGGCGCGATGGCTCCCGAACGGCAAAGCGATTTGGCCCGCCTTGGTCTGCGCGCCATGTTGGGCGGCACCATGGCCTGCTGCATGACCGCGTGTGTGGCGGGAGTGCTGATTTAA
- a CDS encoding TlpA family protein disulfide reductase, whose protein sequence is MSKPTMQWDDAAERHQLGTPQRGNGRLLGLLATLSVVIAIVLGVRFLRPPSEATAQPAVGQQLTQLALEPLDGDGEPLTLASLKGQVVLINFWGPWCGPCRLEFPELLELRESLASNPRFRFVSVTCMPGNDETDLVAQTKSYLSSEGFDLPVHRDPTFVTRLEVMKLNRDQFAFPTTVLLDQQGIIRGVWIGYKPGVTLAMREQIDSLLANQSP, encoded by the coding sequence GTGTCTAAACCAACCATGCAATGGGACGATGCGGCGGAACGGCATCAACTGGGGACGCCGCAGCGAGGCAACGGTCGCTTGCTCGGCCTGCTTGCCACGCTAAGTGTGGTAATTGCCATTGTCCTGGGCGTGCGGTTTTTGCGACCACCCAGCGAGGCCACCGCGCAGCCCGCGGTTGGTCAACAACTGACGCAACTCGCGCTCGAACCCTTGGACGGCGACGGCGAACCACTCACGCTCGCCAGCCTAAAAGGCCAAGTGGTACTGATAAATTTCTGGGGCCCCTGGTGCGGTCCTTGCCGGTTGGAGTTTCCCGAACTGCTCGAACTGCGCGAGAGTCTGGCATCGAATCCTCGTTTTCGCTTCGTTTCCGTCACATGCATGCCCGGCAACGACGAGACGGATCTCGTTGCGCAGACGAAGAGTTATCTGAGCAGCGAGGGGTTCGACTTGCCGGTCCATCGCGATCCAACCTTTGTCACTCGCTTGGAAGTGATGAAGCTCAACCGCGATCAGTTCGCCTTTCCCACCACCGTCCTGCTCGATCAGCAGGGAATCATTCGGGGCGTGTGGATTGGGTACAAGCCGGGAGTCACGCTCGCCATGCGCGAGCAGATCGACTCGCTGCTGGCCAATCAGAGTCCATAA
- a CDS encoding 2-isopropylmalate synthase has protein sequence MTAMRSIKIFDTTLRDGEQSPGCSMNLQEKLEMAQSLVDLGVDILEAGFPIASPGDFESVREIANTIHGATICGLARCNDQDIDRAWEAVKGASDKRIHIFLATSAIHREFKLKMTREEIIERAIKGVKRGKAVCDDIEFSPEDAARTERDFLCQVVEAAINAGATTVNIPDTVGYTTPQEYGSVIALLKNRVPNIDKAVISTHCHNDLGLAVANSLAAVENGAGQIECTINGIGERAGNCSLEEVVMALKTREDHYQCTTRIVTPRLVPTSRQLSSITGLQVQRNKAIVGRNAFAHEAGIHQDGMLKERTTYEIMRPEDVGFQKTDLVLGKHSGRAALSDRAKSLGYTLTPEQIQPVFDEFKKLADKKKEVYDGDIIALIEHQLHGAPSQEEWHLVSFEVTCGTGRKPQVSMTLSRGGKETSATMTEGDGPIDAAFLATERITGVKVKCVEYQVRSATLGHDALGEVTLTVEHAGQKFRGRGVSTDTVEATVQAILAAVNRIVQGQGSATKRVDPQQA, from the coding sequence ATGACTGCCATGCGATCGATCAAGATTTTCGATACCACCCTGCGCGACGGCGAGCAATCGCCGGGCTGCAGCATGAACCTGCAAGAGAAGCTGGAAATGGCCCAGTCGCTGGTCGACCTGGGGGTCGACATTCTCGAAGCCGGTTTTCCCATTGCTTCGCCCGGCGATTTTGAATCGGTGCGCGAAATTGCCAATACGATTCACGGAGCCACGATCTGCGGCCTGGCTCGTTGCAACGATCAAGACATCGACCGCGCTTGGGAAGCGGTGAAAGGTGCCAGCGACAAGCGAATTCATATCTTCCTGGCCACCAGTGCCATTCATCGCGAATTCAAGCTGAAGATGACGCGCGAAGAGATCATCGAGCGCGCCATTAAAGGTGTGAAGCGCGGCAAAGCCGTTTGCGACGATATCGAATTCTCGCCCGAAGATGCCGCCCGCACCGAGCGGGACTTTCTCTGCCAGGTGGTCGAAGCTGCGATCAACGCGGGTGCCACAACGGTCAACATTCCTGACACGGTCGGCTACACCACGCCGCAAGAATACGGCAGCGTGATTGCGCTCTTGAAGAATCGTGTACCGAATATCGACAAGGCAGTCATCAGCACCCACTGCCATAACGACCTGGGCTTAGCCGTCGCGAACAGCCTGGCCGCCGTCGAAAACGGCGCGGGGCAAATCGAGTGCACGATTAACGGTATCGGCGAGCGAGCCGGTAACTGCTCGCTGGAAGAAGTGGTGATGGCGCTCAAGACTCGCGAAGATCACTACCAGTGTACGACGCGGATTGTCACGCCTCGGCTGGTTCCCACCAGTCGTCAACTGTCGTCGATCACCGGCCTGCAAGTGCAGCGGAACAAGGCGATTGTCGGCCGCAATGCGTTCGCGCACGAAGCGGGCATTCATCAAGACGGCATGCTGAAGGAACGAACGACTTACGAGATCATGCGCCCCGAAGACGTCGGTTTTCAAAAGACCGACCTGGTGCTGGGCAAGCATAGCGGTCGCGCTGCTCTCTCCGACCGGGCCAAGTCGCTGGGCTACACGTTGACGCCCGAACAGATCCAACCCGTCTTCGACGAGTTCAAAAAGCTGGCCGACAAGAAGAAGGAAGTCTACGACGGCGACATCATCGCGCTGATCGAGCACCAATTGCACGGCGCTCCGTCGCAAGAGGAATGGCACCTGGTGTCGTTTGAAGTCACTTGCGGCACTGGTCGCAAGCCGCAGGTTTCGATGACTCTCAGCCGCGGCGGCAAAGAGACCTCGGCCACGATGACCGAAGGGGACGGCCCCATCGACGCGGCGTTTTTGGCGACCGAGCGGATCACCGGCGTCAAAGTGAAGTGCGTCGAATATCAGGTCCGCAGCGCCACGCTCGGCCACGACGCGCTCGGCGAAGTGACGCTGACCGTCGAACACGCCGGCCAAAAGTTCCGCGGCCGCGGTGTCTCGACCGACACGGTCGAAGCCACGGTCCAGGCCATCCTCGCAGCCGTCAATCGCATCGTCCAAGGCCAAGGGAGCGCGACGAAGCGGGTCGACCCGCAGCAAGCCTAA
- a CDS encoding trans-sulfuration enzyme family protein codes for MTENPNHHFRTRAIHVGQDRDPQTGAIVPPIHVASTFVQPGAGDWGKFDYSRSGNPTRAAFEATLASLEGGVGGLAFASGMAATHCATMILSSGDHILAGADIYGGTFRLLHKVVNQAGIHVSLAPSTNLAAFEAAIKPSTKLIWVESPGNPLMSITDIAAVAEIAHRHGALLGVDSTFASPVLTRPLELGADIVMHSATKYIGGHSDLLGGALVVRDKALRDRLYFFQNATGAVMGPWECFLASRGLKTLDLRVREQSKTALLLAQWLERDARINRVLYPGLPDHPGHSIAARQMDGAFGAMLTFEVKGDFQKTKRVCQATQLFQLAVSLGAVESLIEQPASMSHASYDPAARAAHGITDGLIRLSVGLEAFEDLRADLDQALNA; via the coding sequence ATGACCGAAAACCCCAACCATCACTTCCGCACTCGGGCCATTCACGTCGGGCAGGATCGCGATCCGCAGACGGGGGCGATTGTGCCGCCGATTCATGTGGCCTCAACCTTTGTGCAGCCGGGCGCAGGGGACTGGGGCAAGTTCGATTATTCGCGCAGTGGCAATCCCACGCGCGCGGCCTTTGAAGCGACCCTAGCTTCGCTCGAAGGTGGCGTGGGTGGGCTGGCCTTTGCGTCAGGAATGGCGGCCACGCACTGCGCGACAATGATCCTCAGCAGTGGGGATCATATTCTCGCCGGGGCCGATATCTACGGCGGCACGTTTCGCCTGCTGCACAAGGTGGTCAATCAGGCGGGCATCCACGTGTCGCTGGCGCCGAGCACGAATCTGGCCGCGTTTGAAGCTGCGATCAAGCCGAGCACGAAATTGATCTGGGTCGAAAGTCCCGGTAACCCGCTGATGTCGATTACCGATATCGCCGCCGTTGCCGAGATTGCTCATCGTCACGGCGCGCTGCTGGGGGTCGATAGCACCTTCGCTTCGCCGGTCCTCACGCGGCCACTGGAGTTGGGGGCCGATATCGTGATGCACTCGGCCACGAAGTACATCGGCGGGCACAGCGATTTGTTGGGCGGGGCTTTGGTGGTTCGGGACAAGGCGCTGCGCGATCGCCTCTACTTCTTTCAAAACGCCACCGGGGCCGTGATGGGCCCGTGGGAGTGCTTTCTCGCCAGTCGCGGGTTGAAGACGCTCGATCTGCGCGTGCGCGAGCAATCGAAAACTGCCCTGCTGCTGGCCCAGTGGCTGGAGCGCGACGCGCGCATCAATCGCGTCCTCTATCCGGGCCTCCCCGATCATCCGGGGCATTCGATTGCCGCGAGGCAAATGGATGGTGCCTTTGGTGCCATGCTGACGTTTGAGGTGAAGGGGGATTTTCAGAAGACCAAGCGAGTTTGTCAGGCAACCCAGTTGTTTCAGTTGGCGGTGAGCCTGGGCGCGGTAGAATCTTTGATCGAACAACCGGCGTCGATGTCGCACGCCAGCTACGATCCCGCCGCCCGCGCCGCCCATGGCATCACCGATGGCTTGATCCGTCTCTCGGTTGGTCTCGAAGCCTTCGAAGACCTGCGAGCGGACTTAGATCAAGCTCTGAATGCCTGA